From one Streptomyces sp. CA-210063 genomic stretch:
- the rpsS gene encoding 30S ribosomal protein S19, producing MPRSLKKGPFVDDHLIKKVDVQNEAGTKNVIKTWSRRSMIVPAMLGHTIAVHNGKTHIPVFVTESMVGHKLGEFSPTRTFRGHVKDDRKSKRR from the coding sequence ATGCCGCGCAGTCTCAAGAAGGGGCCCTTCGTCGACGACCACCTGATCAAGAAGGTGGACGTACAGAACGAAGCCGGCACCAAGAACGTCATCAAGACCTGGTCCCGTCGCTCGATGATCGTCCCGGCCATGCTCGGCCACACGATCGCGGTGCACAACGGCAAGACCCACATTCCGGTGTTCGTCACCGAGTCGATGGTCGGCCACAAGCTCGGCGAGTTCTCGCCGACGCGCACCTTCCGGGGTCACGTCAAGGACGACCGGAAGTCGAAGCGCCGCTAA
- a CDS encoding DUF5819 family protein: protein MTTQYLPPPRPGAHEDAFPTAEPETAGAHPPRDSDPARATDGDTHRRWSRTSVGVLTATAALLAGALVTHLVMTFLSLAPPNALRIGNQRTINAYLEPEFQQNWKLFAPDPLQRNAAVGVRLRTTADDGTAHISEWINLTAQDLDEIKGDPAPSHAHQNMLRNAWDNSENWHGPNDLPKGIRGKVAVAYLKRVALQRVGRQWEGERITAVQLAGRYSKVSPPSWSSEEPSDTTTYQVRPWWPVTDQDYKGL from the coding sequence ATGACGACGCAGTACCTGCCCCCTCCACGGCCGGGAGCCCACGAGGACGCCTTCCCGACTGCGGAGCCGGAGACAGCCGGGGCGCACCCCCCACGTGACAGCGACCCCGCACGCGCCACGGACGGCGACACCCACCGCCGGTGGTCCCGAACCTCTGTCGGCGTGCTGACCGCCACCGCCGCCCTCCTGGCCGGTGCCCTGGTGACGCATCTGGTCATGACCTTCCTGAGCCTGGCCCCGCCCAACGCCCTCAGAATCGGAAACCAGCGGACGATCAACGCGTATCTCGAACCCGAGTTCCAACAGAACTGGAAGTTGTTCGCCCCCGATCCGTTGCAGCGCAACGCCGCCGTCGGTGTCCGCCTGCGGACCACGGCCGACGACGGGACCGCGCACATCTCGGAGTGGATCAACCTCACGGCCCAGGACCTGGACGAGATCAAGGGTGATCCGGCGCCGAGTCACGCGCACCAGAACATGCTCCGCAATGCCTGGGACAACTCCGAGAACTGGCACGGCCCGAACGACCTGCCCAAGGGCATCCGCGGAAAGGTGGCCGTCGCCTACCTGAAGCGCGTGGCGCTGCAACGGGTCGGGCGTCAGTGGGAGGGCGAGCGGATCACAGCGGTACAGCTCGCGGGCCGTTACTCGAAGGTGTCGCCCCCGTCGTGGAGCTCCGAGGAGCCGTCCGACACGACCACCTATCAGGTGCGTCCGTGGTGGCCGGTGACCGACCAGGACTACAAGGGGCTGTGA
- the rpsJ gene encoding 30S ribosomal protein S10: protein MAGQKIRIRLKAYDHEVIDSSAKKIVETVTRTGASVAGPVPLPTEKNVYCVIKSPHKYKDSREHFEMRTHKRLIDILDPTPKTVDSLMRLDLPAGVDIEIKL, encoded by the coding sequence ATGGCGGGACAGAAGATCCGCATCCGGCTCAAGGCCTACGACCACGAGGTCATCGACTCCTCGGCGAAGAAGATCGTCGAGACGGTGACGCGCACTGGTGCGTCGGTCGCGGGCCCGGTGCCGCTGCCCACTGAGAAGAACGTGTACTGCGTCATCAAGTCGCCGCACAAGTACAAGGACTCGCGCGAGCACTTCGAGATGCGCACGCACAAGCGCCTGATCGACATTCTCGACCCCACCCCCAAGACCGTTGACTCTCTGATGCGACTCGACCTCCCGGCCGGTGTCGACATCGAGATCAAGCTCTAG
- the rplE gene encoding 50S ribosomal protein L5, with protein MATTTTPRLKTKYREEIAGKLRDEFKYENVMQIPGLVKIVVNMGVGDAARDSKLIEGAIRDLTTITGQKPAVTKARKSIAQFKLREGQPIGAHVTLRGDRMWEFLDRTLSLALPRIRDFRGLSPKQFDGRGNYTFGLTEQVMFHEIDQDKIDRTRGMDITVVTTATNDAEGRALLRHLGFPFKEA; from the coding sequence ATGGCTACCACCACGACTCCGCGTCTCAAGACGAAGTACCGCGAGGAGATCGCGGGCAAGCTGCGTGACGAGTTCAAGTACGAGAACGTCATGCAGATCCCCGGCCTCGTCAAGATCGTGGTCAACATGGGTGTGGGCGACGCCGCCCGCGACTCCAAGCTGATCGAGGGCGCCATCCGCGACCTCACCACGATCACCGGTCAGAAGCCGGCCGTCACCAAGGCCCGTAAGTCCATCGCGCAGTTCAAGCTGCGTGAGGGCCAGCCGATCGGTGCCCACGTCACACTCCGTGGCGACCGCATGTGGGAGTTCCTGGACCGCACCCTGTCGCTCGCGCTTCCGCGCATCCGCGACTTCCGTGGTCTGTCCCCCAAGCAGTTCGACGGCCGTGGCAACTACACCTTCGGTCTCACCGAGCAGGTCATGTTCCACGAGATCGACCAGGACAAGATCGACCGCACCCGGGGTATGGACATCACCGTGGTGACCACGGCGACCAACGACGCTGAGGGCCGCGCGCTCCTCCGTCACCTCGGCTTCCCCTTCAAGGAGGCGTGA
- the rplD gene encoding 50S ribosomal protein L4, with the protein MSTVDILSPAGEKTGSVELPAEIFGVEKVSIPLIHQVVVAQNAAARQGTHKTKTRGEVRGGGKKPYRQKGTGRARQGSTRAPQFAGGGVVHGPQPRDYSQRTPKKMKAAALRHALTDRARHNRIHVVSGVIEGENPSTKAAKSLFGKISERKNLLLVVERAEEAAWLSARNLPQVHILEPGQLNTYDVIVSDDVVFTQAALESFVSGPNKANDTEGSEA; encoded by the coding sequence ATGAGCACTGTTGACATCCTTTCGCCTGCCGGCGAGAAGACCGGAAGCGTCGAGCTCCCCGCGGAGATCTTCGGCGTGGAGAAGGTCAGCATCCCGCTGATCCACCAGGTCGTCGTCGCGCAGAACGCCGCTGCCCGCCAGGGCACGCACAAGACCAAGACCCGCGGCGAAGTCCGTGGTGGCGGCAAGAAGCCGTACCGCCAGAAGGGCACCGGCCGCGCCCGTCAGGGCTCGACCCGCGCGCCGCAGTTCGCCGGTGGTGGCGTCGTCCACGGCCCGCAGCCGCGTGACTACTCGCAGCGGACCCCGAAGAAGATGAAGGCCGCGGCCCTGCGCCACGCCCTCACCGACCGGGCCCGCCACAACCGCATCCACGTCGTCTCCGGCGTGATCGAGGGCGAGAACCCGTCCACCAAGGCCGCCAAGTCGCTGTTCGGCAAGATCTCGGAGCGCAAGAACCTGCTCCTGGTCGTCGAGCGCGCCGAAGAGGCCGCGTGGCTCTCCGCCCGCAACCTGCCCCAGGTCCACATCCTGGAGCCGGGCCAGCTGAACACGTACGACGTGATCGTCTCGGACGATGTGGTCTTCACCCAGGCCGCCCTTGAGTCCTTCGTGTCCGGCCCGAACAAGGCCAACGACACCGAAGGGAGCGAGGCCTGA
- the rpsH gene encoding 30S ribosomal protein S8, with protein MTMTDPIADMLTRLRNANSAYHDSVTMPASKIKSHIAEILQQEGFITGWKVEDAEVGKNLVLELKFGPNRERSIAGIKRISKPGLRVYAKSTNLPKVLGGLGVAIISTSHGLLTDKQAGKKGVGGEVLAYVW; from the coding sequence ATGACCATGACTGATCCGATCGCAGACATGCTTACGCGTCTGCGGAACGCGAACTCGGCATACCACGACTCCGTGACGATGCCGGCATCGAAGATCAAGTCTCACATCGCGGAGATCCTCCAGCAGGAGGGCTTCATCACGGGCTGGAAGGTCGAGGACGCCGAGGTCGGCAAGAACCTCGTCCTGGAGCTGAAGTTCGGCCCCAACCGTGAGCGCTCCATCGCGGGCATCAAGCGGATCTCCAAGCCCGGTCTCCGGGTTTACGCGAAGTCCACCAACCTGCCCAAGGTGCTCGGCGGCCTCGGCGTGGCGATCATCTCCACGTCCCACGGGCTCCTCACCGACAAGCAGGCCGGCAAGAAGGGCGTAGGCGGAGAAGTTCTCGCCTACGTCTGGTAG
- the rplP gene encoding 50S ribosomal protein L16: MLIPRRVKHRKQHHPKRRGQAKGGTTVAFGEYGIQALTPAYVTNRQIEAARIAMTRHIKRGGKVWINIYPDRPLTKKPAETRMGSGKGSPEWWIANVHPGRVMFELSYPNEKIAREALTRAAHKLPMKCRIVKREAGEA; encoded by the coding sequence ATGCTGATCCCCCGTAGGGTCAAGCACCGCAAGCAGCACCACCCGAAGCGCCGTGGTCAGGCCAAGGGCGGTACGACGGTCGCGTTCGGCGAGTACGGCATTCAGGCCCTCACGCCGGCGTACGTGACCAACCGCCAGATCGAGGCGGCCCGTATCGCGATGACCCGCCACATCAAGCGTGGCGGCAAGGTCTGGATCAACATCTACCCGGACCGCCCGCTCACGAAGAAGCCTGCCGAGACCCGCATGGGTTCCGGTAAGGGTTCGCCGGAGTGGTGGATCGCGAACGTGCACCCGGGACGGGTCATGTTCGAGCTGTCCTACCCCAACGAGAAGATCGCCCGTGAGGCCCTGACTCGCGCAGCCCACAAGCTGCCGATGAAGTGCCGGATCGTCAAGCGCGAGGCAGGTGAAGCGTGA
- the rpsQ gene encoding 30S ribosomal protein S17 codes for MSENNVTETNTETRGFRKTREGIVVADKMDKTVVVAVEDRKKHALYGKVIRSTSKLKAHDEQNAAGVGDRVLLMETRPLSATKHWRVVEILEKAK; via the coding sequence ATGAGCGAGAACAACGTGACTGAGACGAACACCGAGACGCGCGGCTTCCGCAAGACTCGTGAGGGCATCGTCGTCGCCGACAAGATGGACAAGACCGTCGTCGTCGCCGTCGAGGACCGCAAGAAGCACGCCCTGTACGGCAAGGTCATCCGTAGCACGAGCAAGCTCAAGGCTCACGACGAGCAGAACGCCGCAGGCGTCGGCGACCGTGTCCTCCTCATGGAGACCCGGCCGCTGTCCGCCACGAAGCACTGGCGCGTCGTAGAGATCCTCGAGAAGGCCAAGTAA
- a CDS encoding type Z 30S ribosomal protein S14 produces the protein MAKKALIAKAARKPKFAVRAYTRCQRCGRPHSVYRKFGLCRVCLREMAHRGELPGVTKSSW, from the coding sequence ATGGCGAAGAAGGCTCTGATTGCCAAGGCTGCTCGTAAGCCCAAGTTCGCCGTGCGCGCGTACACCCGCTGCCAGCGGTGTGGCCGTCCGCACTCCGTGTACCGCAAGTTCGGCCTGTGCCGCGTGTGCCTCCGTGAGATGGCTCACCGTGGCGAGCTGCCGGGCGTGACCAAGAGCTCCTGGTAG
- the rplV gene encoding 50S ribosomal protein L22 — MEARAQARYIRVTPMKARRVVDLIRGMDATEAQAVLRFAPQAASVPVGKVLDSAIANAAHNYDHTDASSLVISEAYVDEGPTLKRFRPRAQGRAYRIRKRTSHITVVVSSKEGTR; from the coding sequence ATGGAAGCCAGGGCCCAGGCGCGGTACATCCGCGTCACGCCCATGAAGGCCCGCCGCGTGGTGGACCTCATCCGTGGCATGGACGCCACGGAGGCTCAGGCGGTCCTGCGTTTCGCCCCGCAGGCCGCGAGCGTGCCGGTCGGCAAGGTGCTGGACAGCGCCATCGCCAACGCCGCACACAACTACGACCACACGGACGCCTCCTCGCTGGTCATCAGCGAGGCGTACGTGGACGAGGGCCCGACCCTGAAGCGGTTCCGTCCGCGTGCCCAGGGCCGTGCCTACCGGATCCGCAAGCGGACCAGCCACATCACCGTGGTCGTCAGCAGCAAGGAAGGAACCCGGTAA
- the rplC gene encoding 50S ribosomal protein L3, giving the protein MTKQIKGILGEKLGMTQVWDENNRVVPVTVVKAGPNVVTQVRTNDSDGYESVQIAFGEIDPRKVNKPLKGHFAKADVTPRRHLVEIRTADASEYTLGQEITAEVFEAGVKVDVTGKSKGKGFAGVMKRHNFKGLGAGHGTQRKHRSPGSIGGCATPGRVFKGLRMAGRMGNERVTTQNLTVHAVDAEKGLLLIKGAVPGPNGGLVLVRTAAKGA; this is encoded by the coding sequence ATGACCAAGCAGATCAAGGGCATCCTGGGCGAGAAGCTCGGCATGACGCAGGTGTGGGACGAGAACAACCGTGTTGTTCCGGTCACCGTCGTCAAGGCCGGCCCGAACGTCGTGACCCAGGTCCGTACGAACGACAGTGACGGCTACGAGTCGGTCCAGATCGCCTTCGGCGAGATCGACCCGCGCAAGGTGAACAAGCCCCTCAAGGGCCACTTCGCCAAGGCCGACGTCACCCCCCGTCGCCACCTCGTCGAGATCCGCACCGCGGACGCCTCCGAGTACACGCTCGGCCAGGAGATCACCGCTGAGGTGTTCGAGGCCGGCGTGAAGGTCGACGTGACCGGCAAGAGCAAGGGCAAGGGCTTCGCCGGTGTCATGAAGCGTCACAACTTCAAGGGCCTCGGCGCCGGACACGGCACCCAGCGCAAGCACCGCTCTCCCGGTTCCATCGGTGGCTGCGCCACCCCGGGCCGTGTGTTCAAGGGCCTCCGCATGGCGGGTCGCATGGGCAACGAGCGGGTCACCACCCAGAACCTGACCGTCCACGCCGTTGACGCGGAGAAGGGTCTGCTGCTCATCAAGGGCGCGGTTCCCGGTCCGAACGGCGGCCTCGTCCTGGTCCGCACCGCGGCCAAGGGGGCCTGA
- the rplN gene encoding 50S ribosomal protein L14, producing MIQQESRLRVADNTGAKEILCIRVLGGSGRRYAGIGDVIVATVKDAIPGGNVKKGDVVKAVIVRTVKERRRPDGSYIRFDENAAVILKNDGDPRGTRIFGPVGRELREKKFMKIISLAPEVL from the coding sequence GTGATCCAGCAGGAGTCGCGACTGCGTGTCGCCGACAACACTGGTGCGAAGGAAATCCTTTGCATCCGTGTGCTCGGTGGCTCCGGTCGCCGCTACGCGGGCATCGGTGACGTCATCGTCGCCACCGTCAAGGACGCGATCCCCGGTGGCAACGTGAAGAAGGGTGACGTCGTCAAGGCGGTCATCGTTCGCACCGTCAAGGAGCGCCGCCGTCCGGACGGCTCGTACATCCGCTTCGACGAGAACGCCGCCGTCATTCTGAAGAACGACGGCGACCCTCGCGGCACCCGTATCTTCGGCCCGGTCGGCCGTGAGCTGCGCGAGAAGAAGTTCATGAAGATCATCTCGCTCGCGCCGGAGGTGCTGTAA
- the rpsC gene encoding 30S ribosomal protein S3 produces the protein MGQKVNPHGFRLGVTTDFKSRWYADKLYKDYVKEDVAIRRMMTSGMERAGISKVEIERTRDRVRVDIHTARPGIVIGRRGAEADRIRGDLEKLTGKQVQLNILEVKNPETDAQLVAQAVAEQLSSRVSFRRAMRKSMQSAMKAGAKGIKIQCGGRLGGAEMSRSEFYREGRVPLHTLRANVDYGFFEAKTTFGRIGVKVWIYKGDVKNIAEVRAENAAARAGNRPARGGGADRPARGGRGGERGGRGRKPQQAAGAEAPKAEAPASAPAESTGTEA, from the coding sequence ATGGGCCAGAAGGTTAACCCGCATGGGTTCCGGCTCGGTGTCACCACGGACTTCAAGTCCCGGTGGTACGCCGACAAGCTGTACAAGGACTACGTCAAGGAAGACGTCGCCATCCGTCGGATGATGACGTCCGGCATGGAGCGCGCCGGTATCTCGAAGGTGGAGATCGAGCGCACCCGCGACCGTGTGCGTGTGGACATCCACACCGCGCGTCCGGGCATCGTCATCGGCCGCCGTGGCGCCGAGGCCGACCGCATCCGCGGTGACCTCGAGAAGCTCACGGGCAAGCAGGTCCAGCTGAACATCCTCGAGGTCAAGAACCCCGAGACGGACGCTCAGCTGGTTGCTCAGGCCGTCGCCGAGCAGCTCTCCTCCCGCGTCTCCTTCCGCCGCGCCATGCGTAAGAGCATGCAGTCGGCGATGAAGGCCGGCGCCAAGGGCATCAAGATCCAGTGCGGTGGCCGCCTCGGTGGCGCCGAGATGTCCCGCTCGGAGTTCTACCGCGAGGGCCGTGTGCCCCTGCACACGCTCCGCGCGAACGTGGACTACGGCTTCTTCGAGGCCAAGACGACCTTCGGCCGCATCGGTGTGAAGGTCTGGATCTACAAGGGCGACGTGAAGAACATCGCCGAGGTCCGCGCCGAGAACGCTGCCGCCCGTGCGGGTAACCGCCCGGCTCGCGGTGGCGGCGCCGACCGCCCGGCCCGTGGTGGCCGCGGTGGCGAGCGTGGCGGGCGCGGTCGCAAGCCGCAGCAGGCTGCCGGCGCCGAGGCCCCCAAGGCCGAGGCTCCCGCGTCCGCTCCGGCTGAGAGCACCGGAACGGAGGCCTGA
- the rplW gene encoding 50S ribosomal protein L23, with protein MATRHPSIASKAAKAAKAARVAKAKRHATEGKNTVVTAPSKAFTDPRDVLLKPVVSEKSYALLDEGKYTFIVAPGANKTQIKQAVQAVFSVKVTGVNTINRIGKRKRTKTGFGQRAGSKRAIVTLAEGDRIDIFGGPTA; from the coding sequence ATGGCTACGCGTCACCCGAGCATTGCCTCCAAGGCCGCCAAGGCCGCGAAGGCCGCGCGCGTCGCCAAGGCGAAGCGCCACGCCACCGAGGGCAAGAACACCGTCGTCACCGCGCCCAGCAAGGCGTTCACGGACCCCCGTGACGTGCTGCTGAAGCCGGTCGTGTCGGAGAAGAGCTACGCGCTGCTCGACGAGGGCAAGTACACCTTCATCGTCGCGCCCGGCGCCAACAAGACCCAGATCAAGCAGGCCGTCCAGGCGGTCTTCTCGGTCAAGGTCACCGGGGTCAACACGATCAACCGCATCGGCAAGCGCAAGCGCACCAAGACCGGTTTCGGTCAGCGTGCCGGCTCCAAGCGCGCCATCGTGACCCTTGCCGAGGGCGACCGTATCGACATCTTCGGCGGTCCGACCGCGTAA
- the rpmC gene encoding 50S ribosomal protein L29 has product MSAGTKASELRELGDEELLAKLREAKEELFNLRFQAATGQLENHGRLKAVRKDIARIYTLMRERELGIETVESA; this is encoded by the coding sequence ATGTCGGCCGGTACCAAGGCGTCCGAGCTGCGCGAGCTGGGTGACGAGGAGCTTCTGGCGAAGCTTCGCGAAGCCAAGGAAGAGCTGTTCAACCTCCGCTTCCAGGCGGCGACCGGACAGCTTGAGAACCATGGCCGTCTCAAGGCGGTCCGCAAGGACATCGCGCGGATCTACACCCTGATGCGCGAGCGTGAGCTGGGCATCGAAACGGTGGAGAGCGCCTGA
- the rplX gene encoding 50S ribosomal protein L24, translating into MKIKKGDLVQVITGKDKGKQGKVIAAFPREDRVLVEGVNRVKKHTKAGPTAKGSQAGGIVTTEAPIHVSNVQLVVEKDGKKVVTRVGYRFDDEGNKVRVAKRTGEDI; encoded by the coding sequence ATGAAGATCAAGAAGGGCGACCTGGTCCAGGTCATCACCGGTAAGGACAAGGGCAAGCAGGGCAAGGTCATCGCGGCCTTCCCCCGCGAGGACCGTGTCCTGGTCGAGGGTGTCAACCGGGTCAAGAAGCACACCAAGGCCGGCCCGACCGCCAAGGGTTCGCAGGCCGGTGGCATCGTCACGACCGAGGCGCCGATCCACGTCTCCAACGTCCAGCTGGTCGTTGAGAAGGATGGCAAGAAGGTCGTCACGCGTGTCGGTTACCGCTTCGACGACGAGGGCAACAAGGTTCGCGTTGCCAAGCGGACGGGTGAGGACATCTGA
- the rplB gene encoding 50S ribosomal protein L2, which yields MGIRKYKPTTPGRRGSSVADFVEITRSTPEKSLVRPLHSKGGRNNAGRVTVRHQGGGHKRAYRVIDFRRHDKDGVPAKVAHIEYDPNRTARIALLHYADGEKRYILAPRNLQQGDRVENGPGADIKPGNNLALRNIPVGTTIHAIELRPGGGAKFARSAGASVQLLAKEGAYAHLRMPSGEIRLVDVRCRATVGEVGNAEQSNINWGKAGRKRWLGVRPTVRGVAMNPVDHPHGGGEGKTSGGRHPVSPWGQKEGRTRSPKKASSKYIVRRRKTNKKR from the coding sequence ATGGGAATCCGCAAGTACAAGCCGACTACGCCGGGCCGTCGCGGCTCCAGCGTCGCCGACTTCGTCGAGATCACGCGGTCCACGCCGGAGAAGTCGCTGGTCCGCCCGCTGCACAGCAAGGGCGGCCGTAACAACGCCGGTCGTGTGACCGTTCGCCACCAGGGTGGCGGACACAAGCGCGCCTACCGCGTGATCGACTTCCGTCGTCACGACAAGGACGGCGTGCCGGCGAAGGTCGCGCACATCGAGTACGACCCCAACCGCACCGCGCGCATCGCGCTGCTGCACTACGCCGACGGCGAGAAGCGCTACATCCTCGCCCCGCGCAACCTGCAGCAGGGTGACCGCGTGGAGAACGGTCCCGGGGCCGACATCAAGCCGGGCAACAACCTGGCCCTCCGCAACATCCCGGTCGGTACCACGATCCACGCGATCGAGCTCCGTCCCGGTGGCGGTGCCAAGTTCGCCCGCTCCGCCGGTGCCTCCGTGCAGCTGCTCGCGAAGGAGGGCGCCTACGCCCACCTCCGCATGCCGTCCGGTGAGATCCGCCTGGTCGACGTGCGCTGCCGCGCCACCGTCGGCGAGGTCGGCAACGCCGAGCAGAGCAACATCAACTGGGGCAAGGCCGGCCGCAAGCGCTGGCTGGGCGTCCGTCCGACCGTCCGCGGTGTGGCGATGAACCCGGTTGACCACCCGCACGGTGGTGGTGAGGGCAAGACCTCCGGTGGTCGCCACCCGGTCTCCCCGTGGGGTCAGAAGGAGGGTCGTACTCGCTCGCCGAAGAAGGCTTCGAGCAAGTACATCGTCCGCCGCCGCAAGACGAACAAGAAGCGCTAG